Proteins co-encoded in one Malus sylvestris chromosome 7, drMalSylv7.2, whole genome shotgun sequence genomic window:
- the LOC126628961 gene encoding protein TIC 40, chloroplastic-like produces MTSLSLPHSLPRSPPLLHSNQPRILAPSFNRFPLFRCSANLRNSKKHQNSRATGRFTAPRLPAKLEVERFASISSSSTQETSSVGVNPQISVPPPPSYVGSPLFWIGVGVGLSALFSWVATRLKNYAMQQAFKTLMGQMNPQDSQFNNAGFSPGSPFPFPSAPGSGPFGSPFPPTSQHSTVDVSATRVDAAPSAPAAPSSAPAAQATPTTPTTPATPATDVKSDSELNKKSNRFAFVDVTPEETEQKSPFESSLKDVSEASSSKGTQNDVEVSQNGAAFKQGAGSFTGSQSTGKENPAISVEALEKMLEDPTVQKMVYPYLPEEMRNPTTFKWMLQNPEYRKQLEDMLNNMGGSSEWDNRMMDSLKNFDLSSPEVKQQFDQIGLSPEEVISKIMANPEVAMAFQNPRVQAAIMDCSQNPLSIAKYQNDKEVMDVFNKISELFPGVSGSP; encoded by the exons ATGACGTCTCTGTCTCTTCCTCACTCGCTTCCTCGCTCGCCGCCGCTCCTCCATTCAAACCAACCAAGAATTCTCGCTCCCTCATTCAATCGATTCCCTCTCTTTCGATGCTCCGCCAATCTCAGAAACTCCAAAAAGCACCAAAATTCCAGAGCCACTGGTCGCTTCACTGCCCCTCGCCTCCCAG CAAAGTTAGAAGTGGAACGATTTGCGAGCATTTCTTCTTCGAGTACCCAAGAAACATCTTCAGTTGGTGTCAACCCACAAATCTCAGTACCTCCCCCACCCTCCTATGT AGGGTCGCCTCTGTTTTGGATTGGAGTTGGTGTTGGGCTTTCAGCACTATTTTCATGG GTAGCTACAAGATTAAAG AATTATGCTATGCAACAAGCTTTTAAGACTTTGATGGGTCAAATGAATCCACAAGATAGCCAGTTCAACAATGCTGGATTTTCTCCGGGGTCACCTTTTCCGTTTCCATCGGCTCCAGGATCAGGGCCTTTTGGCTCACCTTTTCCACCTACTTCCCAACATTCGACAGTAGATGTATCTGCAACCAGAGTAGATGCAGCACCATCCGCACCAGCAGCACCATCCTCCGCACCAGCAGCACAAGCCACACCTACCACGCCGACCACACCAGCCACCCCCGCCACTGATGTCAAAAGTGACTCAGAACTAAATAAAAAGTCAAACAGATTTG CTTTTGTAGATGTCACTCCAGAAGAAACAGAGCAAAAGAGTCCTTtcgaaagtagcttaaaagatgTTTCTGAAGCAAGTTCATCTAAGGGTACCCAGAATGATGTGGAA GTTTCTCAAAATGGAGCTGCTTTTAAGCAGGGGGCAGGTTCTTTCACCGGTTCCCAATCTACTG GAAAAGAAAATCCTGCAATATCAGTGGAAGCCTTGGAGAAAATGTTGGAAGATCCGACAGTGCAGAAGATGGTTTATCC CTATTTACCAGAGGAGATGAGGAATCCTACCACTTTCAAAT GGATGCTACAAAATCCAGAGTATCGCAAACAGCTAGAGGACATGCT AAATAATATGGGCGGAAGCAGTGAATGGGACAATCGTATGATGGATTCATTGAAAAATTTTGATCTTAGCAGTCCTGAGGTTAAGCAGCAGTTTG ACCAAATTGGGCTTTCACCTGAGGAAgtaatttcaaaaataatggCCAATCCTGAAGTTGCTATGGCATTTCAAAACCCAAGAGTTCAAGCAGCAATCATGGAT TGTTCACAGAACCCACTGAGCATTGCAAAATATCAAAACGATAAGGAG GTTATGGATGTTTTCAATAAGATATCAGAACTCTTCCCTGGGGTGTCTGGTTCGCCTTAA
- the LOC126628960 gene encoding pentatricopeptide repeat-containing protein At5g01110, with product MAITIVSNMQTQRLILRNVAPRTLTTFTKPTKYSLFHSHRPHSFAYCPPNDLELGLKSMQSQELCSSTSQEPFSSASLSDSLLVEKILLGLKQGTLTSLRSFRLNPFLIVEVLSRCRENLQLGLKFVDLILLNSHNFKHSSESLSAMIHMLVRGRRVSDAQPLILRMVRKSGISRVGVADSLVSTYSSCGSSSLIFDLFVRTYVQAKKLREGFEAFQVFRRKGFCVSINACNSLLGGLVKVGWFDLAWVVYGEVVSSGIQLNVYTLNIMVNALCKARKIESVKFFLSDMEEKGVFSDIVTYNTLINAYCREGLLEEAFQLKNSMSSKGLKPELFTYNAIMNGLCKVGNYARAKELLDEMLQGGLNPDTTTYNTMLFESCRKGDILEAEEIFHEMSLRGVVPDIVSFSSLIGVFSRNKNIDRALLYFRDMKRAGLVPDNVIYTILIDGYCRKGMMLEALKLRDEMLEQGCTIDVVTFNTILNGLCREKMLSDADELFNEMLERGVIPDFYTFTTLIHGYCKHGNMTKSLNLFDAMTNGNIKPDIVTYNTLFDGFCKLGEMDKAKELWGDMVSRRILPNHISYGILINGFCSLGNVHEAFRLWDQMIEEGIKPTLVTCNTVIKGYCRSGDTTKADEFLGKMISKGVVPDSITYNTLINGYVKEENLNKAFSSVQEMEKQGILSDQFTYNIILNGFCRQGRMHEAELVLRKMIERGVKPDRSTYTSLINGHVTQDNLKEAFRFHDEMLQRGFVPDDEF from the coding sequence ATGGCTATAACTATAGTTTCAAATATGCAAACCCAACGGCTAATTTTGAGAAATGTAGCTCCCAGAACCCTCACAACCTTCACAAAACCAACCAAGTACTCACTCTTTCACTCTCATAGACCTCATTCTTTTGCTTATTGTCCACCAAATGACCTGGAACTTGGTCTTAAAAGTATGCAATCCCAAGAACTCTGTAGTAGTACAAGCCAAGAACCGTTTTCGTCAGCTTCTCTATCAGATTCTCTTTTGGTGGAAAAGATTTTATTAGGTTTGAAGCAAGGTACCCTCACGTCCTTGCGCAGTTTTCGGTTAAACCCATTTCTTATTGTTGAAGTTCTTTCTCGCTGCCGTGAAAATTTGCAACTGGGTCTGAAGTTTGTTGATTTGATTCTGTTAAATAGCCATAATTTTAAACATTCGTCAGAATCtctgagtgcaatgattcacaTGTTGGTGCGTGGTCGAAGGGTGTCGGATGCACAACCTCTGATTCTTAGAATGGTTAGAAAGAGTGGCATTTCGCGTGTTGGAGTGGCAGACTCTTTGGTTTCAACTTATAGCAGTTGCGGCTCAAGTTCTTTGATCTTTGATCTGTTTGTTAGAACGTATGTGCAGGCTAAGAAGTTGAGAGAAGGATTTGAGGCGTTTCAGGTGTTTAGAAGAAAGGGATTTTGTGTTTCGATAAATGCTTGCAATAGTCTTCTTGGTGGGCTTGTGAAGGTCGGGTGGTTTGATTTGGCATGGGTGGTCTACGGGGAAGTTGTTAGCAGTGGGATTCAGTTAAACGTTTATACACTAAATATAATGGTTAATGCCTTATGCAAAGCTCGCAAAATTGAGAGCGTTAAATTCTTCTTATCGGATATGGAAGAGAAGGGGGTGTTTTCAGATATTGTGACATATAATACACTAATCAATGCATATTGTCGCGAAGGGCTTCTAGAAGAAGCTTTTCAGTTAAAGAACTCTATGTCTTCTAAGGGGTTGAAACCTGAGCTTTTCACGTACAATGCTATCATGAATGGTTTATGTAAAGTAGGAAATTATGCAAGAGCAAAGGAACTGTTGGATGAAATGTTGCAAGGTGGATTGAATCCTGATACTACTACTTATAATACAATGCTTTTTGAGAGCTGTAGAAAAGGTGATATTTTAGAGGCTGAGGAAATTTTCCATGAAATGTCACTGAGAGGTGTTGTTCCTGATATAGTTAGTTTCAGTTCACTTATTGGGGTTTTTTCGAGGAACAAAAATATTGATCGTGCGTTACTATATTTTCGAGATATGAAAAGGGCAGGCTTGGTTCCAGATAATGTGATCTACACCATTCTTATAGATGGATATTGTAGAAAGGGAATGATGTTAGAGGCTTTGAAGCTGCGTGATGAAATGCTTGAGCAAGGTTGCACTATTGATGTGGTAACGTTCAATACAATTTTAAATGGACTGTGTCGAGAGAAAATGCTTTCTGATGCAGATGAGCTTTTCAATGAAATGTTGGAAAGGGGTGTCATTCCTGATTTTTATACTTTCACAACGCTCATTCATGGCTATTGCAAGCACGGGAATATGACTAAATCTCTCAATCTGTTTGATGCAATGACTAATGGAAATATTAAGCCTGATATTGTCACATACAACACATTGTTTGATGGCTTCTGCAAACTAGGTGAAATGGATAAAGCTAAGGAGTTATGGGGTGACATGGTTTCAAGAAGGATATTACCCAATCACATTTCATATGGCATCCTAATCAATGGATTTTGTAGCTTGGGGAACGTGCATGAGGCGTTTAGGTTGTGGGACCAGATGATTGAAGAAGGCATCAAACCCACTCTAGTTACTTGTAACACTGTCATTAAAGGTTATTGCCGCTCTGGTGACACAACAAAGGCAGATGAGTTCTTAGGCAAAATGATTTCAAAAGGAGTTGTTCCTGACAGTATTACTTACAACACTTTGATTAACGGATATGTAAAAGAAGAGAATCTGAACAAAGCATTTTCCTCAGTTCAGGAGATGGAAAAGCAAGGGATACTGTCGGATCAGTTTACATACAATATAATTCTAAATGGGTTCTGTAGGCAAGGTAGAATGCACGAAGCCGAGCTAGTATTGCGGAAGATGATTGAGAGAGGTGTAAAACCTGATAGATCCACTTATACGTCATTGATAAATGGACATGTGACCCAGGACAATTTGAAGGAGGCATTTCGGTTCCATGATGAGATGCTTCAAAGGGGATTTGTGCCAGATGATGAATTCTAG